The DNA region TTAAATCTCCTATTTTATGCGTATAACAGTATTAATAAGCGGAAAGCCAATGTCCACGTATTAGTTGTATATAGGTGGATAGTACTTCCATGTATTTTGATATTAGCACATCAAACATGGATAAAACCCTTTTAGCCGCCCTACTTTCTTTAACGGTAGTACCTTAGCAGTGGGCTTATGCCATAAAAATAACTAATCCCCAGTCTAGTACGTGGTCATTTTTGCATTCTTTAGGTGCATTTTCTCCGCGGTCAGCCCATACGTTGATTTGTAAATCTACTAGCCCACCACCCGATGCTAACGGTGTTTTTTTCAATACTGATATTTCGCTACGTAAAATATCGTCTTCAAACACGGGGGCTAGGTGATTACAGTGCCGCCAAGCTAATATTGACAAGGTGTTTGGCAGGGCTCTTATTAGTTGGGCTGCTGCCATCGAGATAGTATGCCCACCATATACCAAGCGTTTGCCATAAACGCTGGCGCCAGCGTCTGTATGTGTCATAGCTAGGTTAAGCGTTGTTCTGGTTAGTTCTGGCGCGGAGGTTACTGTGTCCCTTGCTTTAATTTTAAATAAAACGTCTGTTTCTACTTGGTCAAAATGGATGCCCGCAAAACGCTTTTTATACGTTGCCAAGTCCCAGTCTGTTGGTACTGCCTCTACCAAGCTTTGCGTAGAAATATCAGACGGCATAATATCTAAGTCATCT from Cycloclasticus pugetii PS-1 includes:
- a CDS encoding MaoC family dehydratase gives rise to the protein MKEILIDGPYFEDFTIGEFLEEPPSITITDGHATLHQMLFGDRLRLPLDRHLTHEITGSDRPLANAIMAMGFAIGQTTYATQNVMGNLFYRGLVLKKPVYIGDTLSTTTKIVALRQNKVKGGRPSTGMVGLEITTTNQRGEEILHFWRCPMVPCRDPKVQTTHADDLDIMPSDISTQSLVEAVPTDWDLATYKKRFAGIHFDQVETDVLFKIKARDTVTSAPELTRTTLNLAMTHTDAGASVYGKRLVYGGHTISMAAAQLIRALPNTLSILAWRHCNHLAPVFEDDILRSEISVLKKTPLASGGGLVDLQINVWADRGENAPKECKNDHVLDWGLVIFMA